In the Chloroflexota bacterium genome, GGGGGAGAAAGGAGCATCTATCGCCTGATACCTGACTGAATTTTTCTCGCCTCTTGCCAAATCTTTTCACACCCGGAGACTCATTTGCTAGCGGATCAGTTTGCCGAATTCTGATCGATCAGTTGACGTGAGGGTTGACAGTTGCCAAATCCATCATCAATGAATATGTCCCTATATCCTCATAAGGCGTTGGCAAAAGAGCATTTCCGCTTTCAATCAGTTTACGCAAAGAGCCCACATCATCTGATAATTCTTCAGGTGACACGGTTTCCTTTGCCAATTCCACATACTCTTCTACACCCTCAGGTGTGAATTGGCCCTGAACTGATTGGAGAATTGACCTAGCAAAACTATCTTGAGAATAGATGCTCTCTTGTAGAGCGTTTAGAAGCGAAATTGCTTTCTGGGACGGCATTCGCTTGTCACCCGTTTTCGTTCCGGCGTTTCACTATCGTAAACTCTAGACCCGTCTGCCCGCCGAGAGAGCCTTTTGCAAGCGAAACTAACGAGACTTCGCCTGATGAGTTCACACTGAGGGTGAATTTGATTTCACTGACTTCTAACTTGTCTGACTCAAGCGGGGCATTGGATAGTATATGTAGAATTTCTTCCAGAATCTCGTCTATGCTTTTCTTTAGTGAGTCCCTGCCGACATCTACGGCTACTTGAAGGGCTTTGTCTATTCCGAGTCCGGGTAGCGCCCCCTTTACTTCCAAGTTGCTAAAATCATCGGTCAATACTCTGATTGTATCTTTCTGTGACATAGGGTCATCTCCTTAAGTATGGACGTTACCAACGATAAGTAGCGTCTGGATTGCACTCGGCGTCAGCGGCCTAACGGCCGGCTTCACCCGCTGGCGCGGCTGTCGCACGAATGCTCGCAGGCGATGATACTTCGCCCGCTCGATTGCCCTGAGGCGCGGGGCGGCAGCGCCAGTCGGGTGGAAGCCCGTGTTGGGCAGCCCTTTTTTAGTTTCCGCGTGCAACTTTCATCAATATGATGTGAGTAATGTCAAAGTAAACCGAGACGCTCCATTTGAATGAACCGCCATTTTGTGGGTTTTGCGCATTACCGCTGTAGATAAATACCTGCTTCTCAGCCAAAAAGCCGAGGAACTTAGTTTCTATACCCAGAGATTGGAGCCAAGCCGAGAAGGCTTGAGCGACATCGTTAGAAGATTCCGCTATACCGATGCCCTTAGTAATAAGGCTATTCTCCTTTTTCGCCTGATTGAGGAGTTGCTCGAACGTGGAATTCTCCTGGAGAAGATTCTTCCAAGCGTAGAGATCTATCTGTTCGGCTGTTGCTTGGTCTAGGGGGATTGCCGCCGAAGTAAACGAGTAGACTCGCTTGATTCGGCCTGCCTGCGAATCCAATATATCAGACTTATTGAAGATCTCAAAGGGCACTTCGAAGCACTCGCCGCTGATCACTGTGACAGGTTCTACTAATCCGTTGATAAGCATTACCAGCGTGGTTCCAGAAGGAGGATAAAACGTGCATGCACGGTTACGAAAGATACTCTCTGGAATAATGACTATAAGATTTCGGTTGCGTAACTGCATGTCGTTCTGTTGATCAGAAGCTGTGTAGCCTAATTGCGTGATGTTCTTCTTTGGGACGCCCTGACTACGGGCCAGGAGCTCTGCCACAAGACCCGCGACCCTGCCGTCGCGCACCACCACAATCTTGAGAGTCTTGGCATCTTCCCCGACTACGAGTCGCGACACTTGTGCGGCGATGTTAGCTTCTGTGTACATGTTTTCTCCTCCTGCTCATCTTATCGAGGCCCGCTGGCCGCCCAACGGTTTGCGTTACCTGCGTGTGGGCGGGCGTGGATTCTGTTTGGGAGCAGAGAAAACTCGAAGCCAGAAAAATGCTTGAAAACCGCGCAGAATCCCACACGTCAGGTGCACGCTTTGTTAGGCGGTTTTTTATACTGGCAATATTTATTTGGTTGAAATAACCGTTGTATTGAAGCCTTTGGCAAACAACCAAATTGGCATAATAATTATTTCCCAAATTGCAACAGGAACAGCCAATATTGATCCTGGACCGCCAGGTGTGGGATCAAGAATACCAAATAAACCAATTATGGCGGCGGGCAACAACAGGGCATATCCAATAAAGCCGAATACGGAAATAAATCGCGGAACGAGTTTTGTTTGATACAACAGTGATGTAAGAATAACACCGCCCAAACCGAGGAAAATTAATTGCAAGAGGTTCAGGAACCAATTTTCTGCCTGTTTTAGTACCGAGCCTATTGCTTGAAACGATGCAACATTCATTGCGCCTGACTTGATGAACTCTTGGCTTAACGGTATGAGTAACATGGCAAAGAATACTCCAACAATCATTAATATGGACTCAAATATTCTCATGCTCAAATATCCAAGAGCCATGCTTTCACTTTGCTTCTTTAAAATCGGAAACATCAGCAGTCCGATAAATACAATACCAATATCATTAATCATCCAACCGAGCATTCCGCTTGTTATGATTGCGCTTTTAGGAAAAACCGTTGTCAGATAATCTGGCGCATTTATAATGGGGTTGATAAGGATGGCGCCGCCTATTGCGCCAATGGCTGTGATAATCCACAGAGAAGCCACCAATATTTCCGTTCTACGATAGGACATATTAGAATTCATTTTTACTTACTACTCCTTTTTTTGGGGGTGATATTAATTAGTTTTGATTTGAAAAACCGCCAAAACCAATTGATCTACGACAGCATACCCTAAAAGTTGCAACCGCCTAACATATAGTCGGCGGAATTATTCCGTATATTACGCAAACATCTTATACGGATTAATGTTGAGGTAAAATAGGCCCCTGGAGAGCGTTTCCCGGAAATTTTCCGTATAAGCCCCCTTATCGGCCCATTTTACGGAAAAGGATTTCCGCTTTTTGTCCCTGCCTTCAGGGATGTTTGGCGGAACTGCCCTCCATCGCCAAACTGCAAACATTCTACTTCTTTTCCCAAAGAGCGCAATCACCTATGACCACCATCAACCAGCAACCACAACAGCCGCCGCAAAAGAAACCGCTCCTCGAACAAATGCGCGACGCCTTGCGCGCCCGCCACTACTCGATCCGCACCGAAACCAGCTACGTGGATTGGGCCAAACGCTTTATCCTCTTTCACCACAAACGCCACCCTGAGACGATGGGCGCTCCCGAAATCA is a window encoding:
- a CDS encoding DUF4386 domain-containing protein, coding for MNSNMSYRRTEILVASLWIITAIGAIGGAILINPIINAPDYLTTVFPKSAIITSGMLGWMINDIGIVFIGLLMFPILKKQSESMALGYLSMRIFESILMIVGVFFAMLLIPLSQEFIKSGAMNVASFQAIGSVLKQAENWFLNLLQLIFLGLGGVILTSLLYQTKLVPRFISVFGFIGYALLLPAAIIGLFGILDPTPGGPGSILAVPVAIWEIIIMPIWLFAKGFNTTVISTK